TTTGAAGGAGATGGTCGGCTGTTTTTGGTACAGGAGTTTGTTGATGGGAAAACATATTCAGCGCTGTTGCGAGAACGGCAAAGCCAAGGACAGGCTTTTTCTGAAGGCGAAGTTATACAGTGGCTAAAAAATCTATTACCTGTGTTGAATTATGTTCACAAGCACAACATTATTCATCGAGATATTTCTCCTGATAACATCATGTTACCTGAGGGCAAACATTTGCCAGTGCTGATTGATTTCGGTGTGGGAAAGCAGATAGCTGACCTGAACGAAGGTAGCACTGGCTACCACATGACTTTTGTTGGCAAAATGTCACTTGTGGGCAAAGTGGGATATGCTCCCCGCGAGCAAATTAGCTTGGGGTTGTGTTCTCCTAGCAGTGACCTTTATGCTCTGGGTGTCACCGCAGCTGTCTTGTTAACAGGTAGAGATCCGTCCTTGCTTATGGATCAGTACTCTTTAGAGTGGAGATGGCATTTTTACAGCAATGTCAGCAATGATTTTTCCAGAGTCCTCGATAAATTGCTAGCAGATACCCCCAAGCAGCGATACCAATCCTCGAAGGAAGTTCTTGCAGAATTAGAACGTCTTGGACAGTCTCAAATGATGTCACAATCAACGATACTTGATTTGCCTCCTACTGTCATAGCGCACGGATCTCAGCCTGGGGTTACAATGCGTCACTCATACAACAACCAAGATCCAGAAACAAGAGTGAGTTCCTCTAGAATTTCATCTAGCCAGCAACAAACTCCTGAACTTAAACCACACATTCAACCACAACAATCCTCACTCAATCCAGCTTTTATACAACGTTGTCAGCAAGAGCTAGCTTACTACATTGGACCAATGGCAAGTCTGATTGTAGAAGAGATATTGGCTGGAACTCCTGACCTGTCGCCTTACCAATTTGTTGACTTTTTAGCCGGGGAAATTCCCGATGCAACAGCAGCTTTTGAATTTAGAAGACGCTTGTTTTCATGAGTATTAATAAGGAGCAAATAGCTCTCAAAATATACCAGTTCAGAGTTGTATTAAATAAAGCTCTTGTGGGATGCTCATCTTGAGCGCTCCTTATTTAGAAGGAGCGAGACGTCCGTTCCACAAGAAACTCAAAACTGTAATACACACATTCTCATCACAGCTTAATGTCCTGCTGTTCCTCCTGTATTTCCTCCCTGGCTACGTCTGATTCTTTTCATTGCCATTTCCAAACTTAACTTCATCCGTTTGAAAGCTTTAGCAAGATTACCAATTTCATCATTAGAAATCTGGTCAAAGTCAACATCTAAATGCCCTGTGCTGACTTCCTCGGCTACACGAGTTATCCGCTTGAGAGGAATAATAACTTGTCGATTCAAAAAGACGTTGACTAAAAAGATGACTGCTATAAAAATTGTAGATACAAGTCCCACTATCATTAAAGAAGATTGCTGCGCTTTTTCGATGACTTTGCTCGCTGGTAGCGAAACTATTTGAGCAGCTACAATTTCATTTAAGTGCCACCCAAACCCACTAACTGCTCCAAAACGGTCAATCATAGTTTTAGGTGCGGCATCAGGTGTGCTATGACACTGAAGACAACTTTCTTGAGAAATTGATAGCGGACGAGCAATATAAAATATGTCACCTCCAGGAAGTGAGCGAAAACCATTTACCTGGTTTAAATTTTTTTCTTTTCTAAAACGCTCTAAGATTTTTGTCTCAAAACTATCAGCCTTATCCCGAAGATTTGTAGGATTTATTGCTGCTTCTTTATAAAAGAAGTCTCGATAGTCTGGTCTTTTTCGGAGATTTTCAAAGACTTCCCGTGCTGAGTATGCAGCCACAGTTTGAGGCATAAACTTAGTGTCCAACTCATCAGATAATTCTGGCGTGATTTGGGTAATTGTGTACTCACGCACAGAAGTCATTGTGTCAATGAGTGTTAAAGCTTTTGAGGCAATTTCATTTGTGGCATTCTGCCTCAGTAAAGCAGAAAGAACTAATCCACTTAAGCTCAAACCTACTACAAGAATTCCGATGAGCAAAATTGTAAATTTTTGTCTCAAATTCAATTTTTTTAACATATTCTCAAATGATGTAAAAATAACAGTACAAGGAGCAGATAATTGAAATCATACATTACCCGTTGCATGGATAGGGTAAGGGTGAACCTTACTTTCGTAAGATTATAGGTAGCTACAAAATAATTTTGCAGCATTCCGAATCATGTCCAGATTAAAAAAATAATTTTTTATATAAAAACACCCTTAATTATTAAATGAATAAAGATATTTTCCAAGTTCTTATTTTAAAGAAATATGTAGAGATTTATCAACATGAAACCTTTTGCTTTTGCTAACTTGAATTAGTGATGGCTTTTATCCTTTAGTTTTATATTTAAAACATAACTAGTCTTAAAGTTGATTTGTTTAACAAATTTTAAGATGTTACTAACTTCCTAGTAGTCTGTTTGTTAGGTTGAGTTAGACGAGTGTTGGCGGCTGGAGAATAGTGGTCTGTCAAGCTAAATTTTATGGGTTCGTAGTTGGCGCTGTCTACCCTCCGGGAAGCCGCCTTGCGTCTTCGCCCTTAGCTCTCACTACGAACTAAACTTACACCTCAATTTTTGGTTGACAGTCTAATAAGACAAGGCAATAAATCAATTCAACATTCAAAATTTGGCATCTGTCCCCAAACTCTTAGGTCGCCGCTACGCGTTGGCGCAGCCTGTCCGCAGGACTTACACTCCATCACCCCATCTCCTGATCCAGCTTTAATACCGTGCAAAAATAAATAGCATAATTTAGCAATTAATCTAATGGTCTGGAATCCAGGACAGTTGTTGTTTGGGGGACGCTACATCATCGCAAGAAAACTAGGCGAAGGTGGAATTGGTATCACCTATCTCGCTAAAAATGAACGGGATGAACTGCGGGTCATTAAAACCCTTAGAGAAGAAATCCTCAATCACTCTACCTGGAAACCGCATCAAACTAAATTAAAGCAAGATTTCCGCGATGAAGCCATTCGACTCGCCGTATGTCGCCATCCTCATATAGTGCAGATAGAAAACATTTTTGATGAAGGAAATTTGCCTTGCATGGTGATGGAGTACATCGCAGGTGAAGACTTGGGCAGTCGCCTGCGACGTATGGGAGTTTTATCAGAAGCTGAAGCACTTTTGTACATCCGGCAAATTGGCGACGCTTTGAAAGTTATTCACACTAAAGGTTTGCTGCATCGGGACATCAAACCGCGTAACATTATGCTCCGAGCTGGCAAATCAGAAGCTGTGCTCATTGACTTTGGTATTGCCAGAGAATTTATCCCCAATGTTATTCAAAGGCATACAGTGTATCGCACTCCTGGTTTTGCCCCGCCAGAACAGTATGAATTGGAAGCACCACGGGGAGAATACATTGATGTGTACGCACTAGCTGCCACCTTGTATAGTTTAATAACCGGAGTCATACCAAGGAATGCCGATGACAGACAATGCCGCAACACTCCCCTAGAAACACCGAAACATTTCAATCCCAATATTAGCGACACGGTAAATCAAGCAATCATGAGGGGGATGGATTTGCAACCAAATCTCCGCCCCCAGTCCGTACAGGAGTGGCTAAATTTATTAGATGCTAATCTCGCTGAGGTTCTCCCCACACAGGTGATAACACTCTACTCATCACCCCTTATCCCATCTGTTGTGACTTCTCAAAAGTGGCAATGCGTACGTACTCTTAGAGGTCATTCCAGCATGGTTCTTGCCGTTGCTATTAGCTCAAATGGGCAGTTGCTTGCCAGTGGAAGCAATGACAACACAATCAAACTGTGGCAACTAGAAACTGGTAAACCACTGCGTACCCTTGGTCGTTGGTTTTCTGGTCATTCCAACATAGTTCATGCCGTCGCCTTAAGTCCAGATGGACAGTTGCTTGCTAGTGGGAGCTGGGATGAAACCATCAAACTGTGGCAAGTCACGACAGGAAAACAAATCCGTACACTCACTAGTCATGGCAACTGGATCAATTCCGTAGCCTTTAGTCCAATCACCTCAAAACCCTCTGTTCAAGAAGAGGAAACTTACGTGGGGGAGTTCCCCTTGTTTGGCAAAGTGACCGTAGGGCAAGGGTTGATATTAGCTAGTGGCGGTGCTGACAGCACAATCAAGCTTTGGCAAGTGAGTACAGGCATAGAAATCAGCACTTTCATAGGTCATTCGGATTCAGTATGGTCAGTTGCCTTTAGTCCGGATGGGCAATTTCTAGCTAGTGGGAGCGCTGACAGCACAATCAAGCTTTGGCACGTGAATACAGGCAGAGAAATTCGCACCTTCACAGGTCATTCCTTCTTTGTTAACTCTGTTGCCTTTAGTCCGGATGGGCAATTTCTGGCTAGTGGCAGTGCTGACAGCACAATCAAACTTTGGCACGTGAGTACAGGACAGGAAATTCGCACCTTCACAGGTCATTGCGATGCGGTGTGGTCAGTTGCCTTTAGCCCCAATGGAAACCTTCTTGCCAGCGGCAGTTGGGATAAAACTATCAAAATTTGGCAGATAAGTACAGGCAGTGAAATCTGCACTCTTTCAGGTCATTCCAACTATGTCAGATCCGTTGCTTTTAGTCCAGATGGACAGAGTATCGTCAGCGGTAG
The sequence above is a segment of the Mastigocladopsis repens PCC 10914 genome. Coding sequences within it:
- a CDS encoding serine/threonine-protein kinase, which gives rise to MSQSPLIKPEIPSGTMIDNRYIIQKLLGQGGLGRTYLAFDTRRFNEACVLKEFAPTGSGENALEKCRNLFKREAKILHQLEHPQIPRFLACFEGDGRLFLVQEFVDGKTYSALLRERQSQGQAFSEGEVIQWLKNLLPVLNYVHKHNIIHRDISPDNIMLPEGKHLPVLIDFGVGKQIADLNEGSTGYHMTFVGKMSLVGKVGYAPREQISLGLCSPSSDLYALGVTAAVLLTGRDPSLLMDQYSLEWRWHFYSNVSNDFSRVLDKLLADTPKQRYQSSKEVLAELERLGQSQMMSQSTILDLPPTVIAHGSQPGVTMRHSYNNQDPETRVSSSRISSSQQQTPELKPHIQPQQSSLNPAFIQRCQQELAYYIGPMASLIVEEILAGTPDLSPYQFVDFLAGEIPDATAAFEFRRRLFS
- a CDS encoding serine/threonine-protein kinase, whose amino-acid sequence is MVWNPGQLLFGGRYIIARKLGEGGIGITYLAKNERDELRVIKTLREEILNHSTWKPHQTKLKQDFRDEAIRLAVCRHPHIVQIENIFDEGNLPCMVMEYIAGEDLGSRLRRMGVLSEAEALLYIRQIGDALKVIHTKGLLHRDIKPRNIMLRAGKSEAVLIDFGIAREFIPNVIQRHTVYRTPGFAPPEQYELEAPRGEYIDVYALAATLYSLITGVIPRNADDRQCRNTPLETPKHFNPNISDTVNQAIMRGMDLQPNLRPQSVQEWLNLLDANLAEVLPTQVITLYSSPLIPSVVTSQKWQCVRTLRGHSSMVLAVAISSNGQLLASGSNDNTIKLWQLETGKPLRTLGRWFSGHSNIVHAVALSPDGQLLASGSWDETIKLWQVTTGKQIRTLTSHGNWINSVAFSPITSKPSVQEEETYVGEFPLFGKVTVGQGLILASGGADSTIKLWQVSTGIEISTFIGHSDSVWSVAFSPDGQFLASGSADSTIKLWHVNTGREIRTFTGHSFFVNSVAFSPDGQFLASGSADSTIKLWHVSTGQEIRTFTGHCDAVWSVAFSPNGNLLASGSWDKTIKIWQISTGSEICTLSGHSNYVRSVAFSPDGQSIVSGSDDDTIKIWRSYS
- a CDS encoding c-type heme family protein — encoded protein: MLKKLNLRQKFTILLIGILVVGLSLSGLVLSALLRQNATNEIASKALTLIDTMTSVREYTITQITPELSDELDTKFMPQTVAAYSAREVFENLRKRPDYRDFFYKEAAINPTNLRDKADSFETKILERFRKEKNLNQVNGFRSLPGGDIFYIARPLSISQESCLQCHSTPDAAPKTMIDRFGAVSGFGWHLNEIVAAQIVSLPASKVIEKAQQSSLMIVGLVSTIFIAVIFLVNVFLNRQVIIPLKRITRVAEEVSTGHLDVDFDQISNDEIGNLAKAFKRMKLSLEMAMKRIRRSQGGNTGGTAGH